One window of Nicotiana tomentosiformis chromosome 11, ASM39032v3, whole genome shotgun sequence genomic DNA carries:
- the LOC117280266 gene encoding uncharacterized protein has translation MHTWHYVKQVASEVGIPLEMNIVTACKTRPSMAKVRVEVDLLKPLPTSVWVGSEDEESPLNGFTQMVEYEGVPKYCKKLGHFLIECRVLEKKKKQAEQRELERIEEKTQEGNTTVDKMTDEIKEKDKIQQVNQQINNPSDEASSREAVEVEKRKEQGMGKVNETKERQYDKKEGQPENAERDASTKIENAGNEALTNAEKIESTEEDNTMRKRTRRKKKRNGSAKKVAKKKPKGKHNDGEQKKGKAKDHREPHQGRGTSQSRRGSNSRDKSQNGHFQ, from the coding sequence ATGCACACTTGGCACTATGTCAAGCAAGTAGCCAGTGAAGTTGGGATTCCATTAGAGATGAATATTGTGACTGCTTGCAAAACCCGTCCTAGTATGGCGAAGGTTAGAGTAGAGGTCGATCTATTGAAACCATTGCCAACTAGTGTCTGGGTAGGATCAGAAGATGAAGAATCTCCATTGAATGGATTTACACAGATGGTGGAGTACGAAGGAGTTCCCAAGTACTGTAAAAAACTCGGACATTTTTTGATCGAATGTAGGGtattggagaagaagaagaaacaggCAGAACAAAGGGAGttagaaagaattgaagaaaagaCACAAGAGGGTAATACAACGGTAGACAAGATGACTGATGAAATCAAAGAGAAGGATAAAATACAGCAGGTTAATCAACAGATAAATAACCCCAGtgatgaggcaagtagcagagaaGCAGTCGAAGTAGAAAAGAGGAAAGAGCAGGGAATGGGGAAAGTGAATGAAACCAAGGAAAGACAATATGACAAAAAAGAAGGCCAGCCTGAGAATGCAGAAAGAGATGCAAGTACCAAAATAGAGAATGCAGGAAATGAAGCATTAACCAATGCTGAAAAGATAGAGAGCacagaagaagacaatactatgAGGAAGAGAACAAGAAGGAAGAAAAAGAGAAATGGAAGTGCAAAGAAAGTTGCTAAAAAGAAACCAAAGGGCAAACATAATGATGGAGAACAGAAAAAGGGCAAAGCAAAGGATCATAGAGAACCTCATCAAGGAAGGGGAACAAGCCAGTCAAGACGAGGATCAAATAGCAGGGACAAGTCACAAAATGGACACTTCCAATAA
- the LOC104111091 gene encoding uncharacterized protein, with protein sequence MEDNDLLSKMVSGYEVREAIFDMSPASLAGPDGFNSTFYHKCWSIIATDVIEFVKSFFNGNNLTRFYSHTCLVLIPKVESPSTLAEFRPIGLSNFSAKIISKILARRLNPLLPKLISENQSGFVKGRLITYNVLLTQEIIHGISDPNTGGNMVIKLDMAKAYDRVSWEFLLSVIRNFDFSSWWTEIIGRLISEVWYSIIVNGTRRGFFTSSQGLKQGDRLSPSLFILGAEVFSRLLNRLYDDQRFIPFSMNNRGPKINHLAYADDMVIFCGGKSKSIKLVMKQIRLYEKSSGQKVNEDKSFFCTSPKVSISRDNMMIDKTGYKHKHGGKAILIKHVLQAHTLAAMIPPKGTLKLMQRHLARFFWGTSNDKQRYHWSAWENLCYSKEEGGIGIKRMEAISDSFAYQRWWKFRTEDSLWASLLRAKYCSRVHPVAKASSSKQSHSWGKLMQIKRKAEQNLTWKIQMGNNNLRWDNWTGKGALAELIPCQAKFAKDKVEDYIQGGTWNVMKLAKIIPVHIISQITKLMIGDKNTQDYAIWDPAADGQFSTKSTHHLTRTPRQKDQFRYKFWHPNLPFKISFLAWRLIQRKLPFDDTMRIFGGNVVSECVCCNDTKRETFQHVFLEGDAGNRMWKKFGGPLGIDVNAISINNMLRKWWKIKPKNGIWGTEENVAENHGTPDLVDN encoded by the exons ATGGAAGACAATGATCTCCTATCAAAAATGGTTAGTGGATATGAGGtcagagaggcgatttttgatatgaGTCCAGCAAGTTTAGCAGGTCCAGATGGATTCAATAGCACTTTTTATCATAAGTGCTGGTCAATTATTGCTACGGATGTCATAGAATTTGTAAAGAGTTTCTTCAATGGCAACAATCTTACAAGATTCTATTCTCATACATGTTTGGTTTTAATACCAAAAGTGGAATCCCCATCAACACTTGCTGAATTCAGGCCAATAGGTTTGAGCAACTTTTCTGCTAAGATCATTTCTAAAATATTGGCCAGAAGACTGAATCCATTGTTGCCTAAGCTGATTTCAGAGAATCAAAGTGGATTTGTGAAGGGACGACTCATCACTTATAATGTGCTGCTTACTCAAGAAATAATTCATGGGATATCGGATCCTAATACAGGGGGAAATATGGTGATAAAACTGGATATGGCTAAAGCGTATGACAGAGTATCTTGGGAGTTCCTATTATCTGTCATAAGGAACTTTGATTTCTCTAGCTGGTGGACTGAGATAATTGGTAGGCTGATCTCAGAAGTATGGTACTCGATCATTGTTAATGGCACAAGGAGGGGTTTCTTCACCTCATCTCAAGGCTTGAAACAAGGGGATCGTTTATCCCCATCTTTATTTATCTTAGGAGCTGAGGTCTTCTCTAGATTATTGAATAGACTATATGATGATCAGAGGTTTATTCCATTTTCTATGAACAATAGAGGGCCTAAAATCAACCATCTGGCGTACGCAGATGACATGGTTATATTTTGCGGAGGGAAGAGTAAGTCGATAAAGCTGGTGATGAAGCAGATTAGGCTCTATGAAAAGAGCTCTGGACAGAAAGTGAACGAAGACAAGAGCTTCTTTTGTACGTCTCCAAAAGTATCTATTTCCAGGGATAACATGATGATAGATAAGACTGGTTATAAGCATAAACA TGGAGGAAAAGCGATATTGATCAAGCATGTACTTCAAGCACATACCTTAGCAGCAATGATCCCTCCTAAGGGCACTCTAAAATTAATGCAAAGGCATTTGGCGAGATTCTTTTGGGGTACAAGCAATGATAAGCAAAGATATCATTGGTCTGCTTGGGAAAATCTATGCTATTCTAAAGAGGAAGGAGGAATTGGAATAAAGAGAATGGAAGCAATTAGTGACTCATTTGCTTATCAAAGGTGGTGGAAATTCAGAACTGAAGATTCTCTATGGGCATCACTCTTGAGAGCAAAGTACTGCTCAAGAGTACATCCTGTAGCTAAAGCCAGTAGCTCAAAACAATCCCATTCATGGGGAAAGTTGATGCAGATCAAGAGGAAAGCAGAACAGAACCTCACTTGGAAAATACAAATGGGCAACAACAATTTAAGGTGGGATAACTGGACAGGAAAAGGAGCATTGGCTGAACTAATTCCATGTCAAGCAAAGTTTGCTAAAGACAAGGTGGAAGATTATATTCAAGGAGGTACATGGAATGTTATGAAGTTAGCAAAGATCATACCTGTACACATTATTAGCCAAATTACCAAATTAATGATTGGAGATAAAAATACACAAGACTATGCTATTTGGGACCCTGCAGCAGATGGACAATTTTCAACCAAGTCGACTCATCACCTTACTAGAACTCCAAGGCAGAAGGATCAATTCAGGTATAAGTTTTGGCACCCAAATCTtccttttaaaatatcattcttGGCTTGGAGATTGATACAAAGGAAGCTGCCATTTGATGATACCATGAGAATTTTTGGAGGTAATGTTGTATCCGAGTGTGTCTGTTGCAATGATACAAAGAGGGAGACTTTTCAACATGTATTTCTGGAAGGTGATGCTGGTAACAGAATGTGGAAGAAATTTGGTGGACCTTTGGGCATTGATGTTAATGCTATATCTATTAACAACATGCTAAGGAAATGGTGGAAAATTAAACCGAAGAATGGG ATATGGGGAACAGAAGAAAATGTGGCAGAGAACCATGGAACACCAGATTTGGTAGATAATTAA
- the LOC104111086 gene encoding protein DETOXIFICATION 16-like yields MDIQEREIDIECALISKSRNEESKNKRKCDEFFEEVKKLLGLAGPLMSVNLLLYCLQVISVMFIGHLGELALSGASMATSFATVTGFSLLMGMGSALDTICGQSYGAKQYHMLGIYMQRAMIVLLLVSIPLAYIWANAGHILVILGQTPEIAAEAGNYARFMIPSLFAYGLLQCQIRFLQAQNNVLPMMLTAGVTTLLHFFSCWILVLKTGLGNKGAALANATSYWINVFLLAAYIMISPSCKNNWTGFSAKAFSDIPRYLRLAIPSAVMLCLESWSFEMMVLLSGLLPNPKLETSVLSICLNTSTMIYMLPFGLSGATSIRVSNELGAGRPKAARVAAYTALLLATAEGIIIAIFIISVRKLWGHCYSNEEEVVTYVAEMLMFVAGSHFIDANQSVLSGIARGCGWQKIGAIVNLGAYYLWGIPAGILLAFVYHVGGKGLWLGLTLSLLAQALIYLVITLRTNWDKEAKKATDRVTPELA; encoded by the exons ATGGATATTCAAGAAAGGGAAATAGACATCGAGTGTGCACTGATATCAAAGTCAAGAAATGAGGAATCAAAAAACAAGAGAAAATGTGATGAGTTTTTTGAAGAAGTGAAGAAGTTGTTGGGATTAGCAGGGCCTTTAATGTCAGTAAATCTTCTGTTATATTGTTTACAGGTTATTTCTGTAATGTTTATTGGTCATCTTGGAGAATTAGCACTTTCTGGTGCTTCAATGGCTACTTCTTTTGCCACTGTTACTGGTTTCAGCTTGTTG ATGGGAATGGGAAGTGCATTGGATACAATTTGTGGTCAATCATATGGAGCAAAACAATATCATATGCTTGGTATTTATATGCAAAGGGCAATGATTGTTCTTCTTTTAGTCAGCATTCCTTTAGCCTACATTTGGGCAAATGCAGGACATATTCTTGTAATCTTGGGACAAACTCCGGAAATAGCAGCCGAAGCAGGAAATTATGCACGTTTCATGATACCGAGTCTCTTTGCCTATGGACTACTACAATGTCAGATTAGGTTTCTACAAGCTCAAAACAATGTCCTCCCTATGATGTTAACTGCAGGAGTCACTACTTTGCTGCATTTTTTCAGTTGTTGGATTCTCGTGCTTAAAACCGGCCTTGGCAACAAAGGCGCGGCTCTAGCTAATGCTACATCTTACTggataaatgtgttcttgttagCTGCATATATTATGATATCGCCTTCTTGCAAAAATAATTGGACTGGATTTTCAGCCAAAGCATTTTCTGATATCCCGAGATATCTCAGGCTAGCTATTCCTTCAGCCGTTATGCTTTG CTTGGAGAGTTGGTCATTTGAAATGATGGTTCTGTTATCTGGTCTTCTTCCTAATCCAAAACTAGAAACCTCAGTTCTTTCCATCTG CCTTAATACATCTACTATGATATATATGTTGCCTTTTGGACTAAGTGGTGCTACAAG CATAAGAGTATCGAATGAATTAGGTGCTGGACGACCAAAAGCAGCTCGTGTAGCAGCATATACTGCACTACTTTTAGCTACTGCAGAAGGAATTATAATAGCAATATTCATCATTTCGGTTCGTAAATTATGGGGCCATTGTTATAGCAATGAGGAAGAAGTTGTAACATATGTAGCGGAAATGTTAATGTTTGTAGCAGGATCACACTTCATAGATGCAAATCAATCTGTACTTTCAG GTATTGCTAGAGGGTGTGGTTGGCAAAAGATAGGTGCAATTGTTAATTTGGGAGCTTATTACCTATGGGGAATTCCTGCTGGTATTTTATTAGCTTTTGTATACCATGTTGGAGGAAAG GGACTCTGGTTGGGACTCACTCTATCCCTTTTGGCTCAAGCACTGATTTATTTAGTAATTACTCTGAGAACAAATTGGGACAAAGAG GCAAAGAAAGCAACTGATAGGGTGACTCCAGAGCTAGCATAG